The proteins below come from a single Mangifera indica cultivar Alphonso chromosome 16, CATAS_Mindica_2.1, whole genome shotgun sequence genomic window:
- the LOC123198643 gene encoding U-box domain-containing protein 27-like: protein MVRDDLLITVPSFFRCPISLDVMKSPVSLCTGVTYDRASIQRWLDSGNNTCPATMQVLHSKEFVPNRTLQRLIQIWSDSVPQDRVDSTESANVVISQDQVKDIIKVTDIKNEDLLEKFSKIITFARESDENKKFLAKLDGFVVMLVEILSNVKDKNILEQVVRILALILNKIEGQENMMNLFLKKYQDSLTSLLLVLKQEQNVDSKIESLKILEFIAVDAESRFLIAEKDGLLSELKRMLTSNTADQPLIGACLSFLVAISVSKRVKSKLTTNYKLIPELKKLITDRNVTVSTAEKVLKLLEALCYNKQGRAEICNDSNLVQAIVQKMLKVSGVATEHAVTIVWGVCYLFRDPRAQEAVTAGNGLTKILMVMQSNCSPEVRQMSSDLLKIFQVKYKATCLSSYDTKTTHIMPF, encoded by the coding sequence ATGGTTAGGGATGATTTGCTCATTACGGTACCGAGTTTCTTCAGGTGTCCGATTTCACTTGACGTGATGAAATCACCTGTCAGTCTCTGTACGGGCGTGACCTATGACCGAGCCAGCATCCAACGCTGGTTAGACAGCGGCAACAACACGTGTCCGGCGACGATGCAGGTCCTTCACAGCAAGGAGTTTGTTCCTAACCGTACGTTACAACGTCTCATCCAGATCTGGTCAGACTCCGTGCCGCAGGACCGAGTCGATTCAACCGAGTCAGCGAACGTAGTCATTTCTCAAGATCAAGTTAAGGACATCATAAAAGTAACGgatattaaaaatgaagattTACTGGAAAAATTCTCCAAGATAATCACCTTCGCGCGAGAATCTGACGAGAACAAGAAATTCCTCGCGAAATTGGACGGCTTCGTCGTCATGCTGGTTGAGATTTTGAGTAATGTTAAAGATAAGAACATTTTGGAGCAAGTAGTTAGGATTTTGGCGttgattttgaacaaaattGAAGGTCAAGAAAATATGATGAACTTATTCTTGAAGAAATATCAAGATAGCTTGACTTCGCTCCTCCTCGTTTTGAAACAAGAACAAAACGTTGATTCAAAAATTGAATCGCTCAAAATCCTGGAATTCATCGCCGTAGACGCAGAGTCGAGGTTTTTAATCGCCGAGAAAGACGGATTATTATCGGAGCTCAAACGCATGTTAACTTCAAACACCGCCGATCAACCTCTAATCGGCGCGTGTTTATCGTTTTTAGTTGCAATATCAGTATCCAAACGCGTGAAGTCAAAGTTAACAACAAACTACAAACTCATCCCAGAGCTGAAGAAACTCATTACCGACCGCAACGTTACCGTTTCGACAGCGGAAAAGGTATTGAAATTACTAGAAGCTTTATGTTACAACAAGCAAGGTAGGGCAGAGATTTGCAACGATTCAAATCTAGTGCAAGCGATTGTTCAGAAAATGTTGAAAGTATCGGGTGTAGCAACGGAGCATGCGGTGACGATAGTGTGGGGCGTGTGCTACTTGTTTAGAGATCCGCGGGCGCAGGAGGCGGTGACGGCGGGTAACGGATTGACGAAGATTCTGATGGTGATGCAGAGCAATTGCTCGCCGGAAGTGCGGCAAATGAGCTCCGACTTGTTGAAAATATTTCAGGTGAAATATAAGGCGACTTGTTTGTCTAGTTACGATACTAAAACGACTCATATTATGCCGTTCTGA